From the Lactobacillus johnsonii genome, the window ATCGACGCATTATCAATTAAAGGTGGTATGCTCGAAGGTAAGGTTGCCAGCCAAGAAGAAATCAAGAAACTTGCAGCTATTCCAGGTCGCGAAGGTTTACTTTCAATGCTTGTATCTGTATTACAAGCTCCAGTTCGCAACTTTGCATACGCTGTTAAGGCTGTCGCTGATTCAAAAGACGAATAATATTAGTAAATTTACACATATCTAATTTCGGAGGAAACTTATAATGGCTTTAGATACTGAAAAGATTATTGAAGATTTAAAAGGTGCTTCAATCCTTGAATTAAACGACTTAGTAAAGGCTATTGAAGACGAATTTGGTGTTTCAGCTGCTGCTCCAGTTGCTGCTGCAGGTGCTGCAGGCGCAGGTGCAGAAAAGACTGAATTTGACGTTGAATTGACTGATGTTGGTCAAGAAAAAGTTAAGGTTATCAAGGTTGTTCGTGACATCACTGGTCTTGGCCTTAAGGATTCTAAGGACCTTGTTGATGGTGCTCCTAAGAACGTTAAGGAAGGCGTTTCTGAAGACGAAGCTAACGACATCAAAGCTAAGCTTGAAGAAGTTGGCGCAACTGTTACTGTTAAGTAATAACGTCTTAACTGAACATCCTACTGAAAATGAGGACTCTATTTTACGGAGTCCTCATTTTTGTTTACAATAAAATTATGCTTAAGAAAAATTTTTATAAATGGTTTAAAGCCGCTTTAGCTATTATTTCAATTATTCTGCTTGTGTTAGATTTTGCGGCAATAATTGATATTAATAGTAGGAATAGTAAGTGGTTTTGGCTAAATAACCTTATTTTAATTATTTTGGCAATAGATTACTTTTCTCGGCTCTATCTTGCAAAAAATAAGAAAGTATTTTTTAGAAATAATATTTTTGAGCTGCTAGCAATTATTCCTGTTGGCCTTGCCTTTAGTTGGATGAAACTGGCTCAGTTGGGAGATATTGGTTTATATTTTAGGCTATTACGTTTAATCCGGTTGGCTGGTCTAGTGGGGATGCTAAAAGATATCTTACACACTCATGGTATTTTATATGTAATATACTTTAGTATTGCCTTTTTGATGTTAGGATCAGTTGCAATTTCGATTACTGAGCATGTTTCACTTGATCAAGCATTCTGGTGGGCCGTAACTACTGCAAGTACTGTCGGTTATGGAGATATTTCTAAACACACGATTTCACCGCAATCTTTACTGGGAAAATTAGTGATTTTAGCAATGATTCTGATTGGAGTAGGAGTAATGGGAATCGTTACTAGTTCGCTTACTGCTTACTTGATGAGAAGAAATGAAGGTAAAATCAGTATTAAAGACAAGAATGCTGATTTGACCTTAATTTTAGATAAATTAGACCGGCTAGAAGATCAAAATAAGATGTTGGCTGAGCAAAATCAAAACTTGCAAAAACAAATCCAAGAATTAAAAGAAAATCGTCCTCCTCGGGAGTGGGATAAACTTAAGGAATGGATTGAAAAGAAAAAAGACAAAAATTAAAGCGTAAATTCAAAAATGAATTTACGCTTTTTTACATCTTCAAATAAAAATGTAGAATAATCATGAATAGAAGATAACAACCAGCAATAATAATGATAACCCAACCGGCTGTTAACCAAAATCTTGCCCAGGTTTGTCTATTTGTTGAAAGAACACGACCAAAAACTGCTTGATTGCCTTTTATTCTAAATCCTACCCATAAACAGATAATTCCAATAATAATTGCTAAAATAAATATAGGAATAGAAATCATCATTCTATCTCTTCCTTTCTGTAACATTCTAATTATAAGGCTTTATGGAAAAAAACAAAGCAGAATTGATAAACTATAAATAGAAATTAAAGAAGCGAGAATAATTATGACAAAAAAGAATCAAATGTATTTTGCGGCTAATCCTGATGCCAAGCATGATGAACACTTAGTTGATTATCATATTGATGATATTGATTTAAAATTTACAACTGACGCAGGTGTTTTTTCAAAATTAAGAGTTGATTATGGTTCCGGCGTTTTAATAAAGGCAATGAAAAACGTTGATTTTCCAAAGGATGGAATCTTAGATGTTGGGACTGGTTACGGTCCGATGGGATTATTTGCGGCTAAGTTTTGGCCTGATCAAGAAGTTGATATGGTAGATGTAAATGAGCGTGCCTTAGATTTAGCTAAAAGAAATGCACAGTTTAATCGGATTGATAATGTAAATATTTATCAGTCAGATATTTATGAACAGGTGGATAAAAAATACGGGCTAATTATTACTAATCCACCAATTCGTGCTGGTAAAAAGGTAGTCGACCAAATTTTGGCTGACGCAAAAGACCATCTAGTAGAAAAAGGCGTCTTATTGGTAGTAATTCAGAAGAAACAAGGTGCACCTAGTGCCAAGAAATTAATGACAAAGATATACGGAAATTGTGAGATTCTAGCTCGTGATAAGGGTTACTACATTTTAATGAGTACAAATAATTAAAAAAATAACAATAAAGGTTTATAATGAAAGCGGATACAAAGTAGAGAAAAATACTTTGAAAGAAGTGAATTCATTATGAAACTGTTTATTAACATTATTTTAGTCTTGATTGTTTTAGCTGGTCTTGGTGGAATGATTTATTTATCGATTGATGGTGATCGTTTCTTAGGCGCAGCTGGGTTAGCGATGCTTTATTTCATTGGATCAATCGGCTATTTTGTTAACTGTTATACGATTAAAAAACGTGGTCGTATTTAGATAGAAAGGGTCAAAAGATCTTTTTTATTTTCAAGTTTTAATCTATACGTGAATATGTTTTATGATGAATTTATTTATTTAAGCTGGTTAATTTAGCCAGCTTTTTTAGTTATAAAGGGTATTATATTTACAAATACTAGTACTTATAAGTTTAAACATAGGAATAGATGATGATATGAAAATAAGAGAAGCTCTTCGAAAAGAAAGATTGGCTCAACATAAAACACAAGCCGCTTGGATTAAAAATATACCTATGTCTGTTTCTCACTATTCAGAAATAGAGACAGGTTATGCTAAAAATGGAAAAGAAGCAGATATTGATAGTGAAAAATTAATTTTACTTCTTAAATCTAATCATGTAGATATAATAAGATTTTTTGAGTCAGTCAATGGCTCGTACAAAATTGATGAACGTGCAAGGATGATAGAGGATATTTCTAATCAATTATCAATTGCTTTTAATAATAATGATTTAGAAAGAGTCGAGAAAATTACTCATAAATTGGAAAATATGCCTGCTGTTCCAAAAATCACATATTATCGGGCTGTATTAATCAGGGCTTATTTAAAGGATGAAATGACTGCAATGGATAAGGCAACTCGAGCAAAAATTAATCAATATATTTATCAAAAAGATAATTGGGTTACAGATAACGAGGCATTAACAATTTTTGGTAACTCTATGCCTATTTCTGATCCAGACATTTTGATTGCTAGAATGGGAAAGGTATTACGCTACTATAAAAATTTAGAAAATTGTCCAGCTACTTTTCAGCGGAGAGTATCCACAGTTTGTGTTAATTATTTATATACGGCACTTTGTATTAGAAAAATTGATAAATATGTGTCAGAAACAATGGCTCTTATTCGTACATTGCCTTTTGATGATAGGTTTGGATTAAAGATTCTCATTACTCAATATTTTGAAGATATGAGAAGTGGAGATAAAAAATCTATGCAGCAATTAAAAGATGTTCTGAGACATGCAGGTCTAACGAAACTTGCAAATCGATTATAGAATGAAAGTTGATCTAAAAATAATTCGAAATATCGAAATTTAATGGCTAATGACTATGCTTTCTTAGTAATATATAATCAATCTAAAATAATTAATCGATAAGTTTAGTATAAGAAGGGTAAATATGAAGAAATTTAAAATAGGAGTTATTTCACTTCTGACTGTACTGGTAATAGCAATTATTGGCGTTTTGACTGTTCATACATCTGCGACCGATCGTTTAAATCCATTGGTTAGCGAAACAGTTAGTTATGCTAAGGTTCCAAAAGACACTCAGAATTACAAACAAGTAACGATCATTAACCCAAAGGATGGTAAAACTAGAGCTTATAAAATAAAACAAGTGGGTGGCTATGATCCAAATCAGGAATATATTAAGATCCATCATAAGGGCCAATATGTAAAATCAATTTCATATATTACAAAAAATCAGTTTTATAACCAACAATAAAAATTTTTAGCTAGCGGGTCGCTAGCTTTTTTCTTTTTGTTAGAATATAAGCAGAAATTAAAGAGGAAGATATATGTTAACTAAAGAGCAAAAAGAAAAATACATGCACCTAGCCTTTGAACAGGCAAAAAAAGCTGAAGAACAAGGTGAAGTACCAATTGGTGCAGTTGTTGTGGATAAAGATGGCAATGTGATTGGTGAAGGATATAATAGACGCGAGCTTGATGAAGATGCAACGCAACATGCCGAAATGATTGCTATTAGACAAGCTTGTAAAAAATTAAATTCTTGGCGTCTAGTCGACTGTAGTTTGTTTATTACACTTGAACCCTGTCCCATGTGCAGCGGTGCCATCATTAATTCAAGATTGGCTGAAGTTTATTATGGTGCTTTTGATCCAAAAGCTGGAGCAGCAGGCAGTGTCATTGACTTATTTAAGGTAGAAAAATTTAATCACCATCCTAAAATTTATGGCGGTTTATTTAGGGATCAAGCAGCCCAAATGCTAAAAGATTTTTTCCGTGAAATTAGACGTAAACAAAAGCAAGATAAATAGTGGAAAAATAAATCAAAATACTGTATTATAGTTTGTGGGCAATGTCCGACCTCCAAATTGTGTCAGGACCGGAAGGTAGCAGCACTAAGGTTGCTTGGGCATGTGCCTTTTTTTGAGAATTTAAACAGCTCTTAGCTCGTTTGAGCTAGGAGTTTTTTTGATAAAGGAAGTGCAAAATGGCTTATCAAGCGCTATATCGTAAATGGCGTCCGCGAACTTTTGATGGAGTCGTAGGACAAACAGCGATTACTGATACATTAAAAAATGCAATCAAGCGTGGCAAGATATCACATGCTTTTCTATTCGCAGGACCACGTGGTACTGGTAAAACATCATGTGCTAAAATTTTTGCCAAGGCCTTAAATTGTACTAATCTGCAAGACGGAGAACCATGTAATGAATGTGAAAACTGTCTTGCAGCAGATCAAGGAACAATGAATGATATCATCGAAATCGATGCCGCATCTAACAATGGTGTCGATGAAATTCGAGATATCAGAGATAAAGTAAAATACGCCCCAACACAGGGTAAATATAAAGTCTACATCATCGATGAGGTTCATATGCTTTCGATGGGTGCCTTCAATGCCTTACTTAAGACACTAGAAGAGCCGCCAGAGCACGTAGTCTTTATCTTAGCTACTACTGAACTTCAAAAAGTTCCAGCAACTATTATTTCCAGAACCCAGCGCTACAACTTCAAGCGGATTGATCAACATGATTTAATTGCTCGTATGACCTATATTCTTGGCCAAGAAAAAATTGACTTTGAAGAAAAGGCCCTTGAAGTAATTGCTCAAGTAGCTGATGGTGGAATGCGTGACAGTTTAAGTATCTTGGATCAGATTTTATCTTATGATCAAGATAAGGTTAAATACGAAGATGCTTTAAGAATAACTGGTTATGCGGCTCAAGAAAAAATTGAACAAGTATTATTAAATTTACTTAATGGCAAGACTTCAGCAGCTCTTGAAATAGTTCATGCACTTTTGCAGGACGGAGCATCAACTAAGAATATTTTAGATGAGTTGATTAGTTTAACTGTTAAAGGGATGCTGGCAATTAAGAGTAATAAGGAAGAAACTTTTTTAACTGAGAATTATGCTTCCGAATTAGCTAAAATTCCAGAAGAAAAATTCTACTCACTCGTACAAGCAGCTAATAATGCCTTAAATGACTTGCGCTACACTAACCAGCAACAAATTCCGCTGGATGTATTTGTGGTTCAAGTAACTCAAGCTCCAGCAAAAGCTGATAATACACCTCAACAAGCTGAAGCAATTTCGTCAGATGTTGTTCAAACTCTAAAAAATCAAATTGACATTTTAAGTAAGCAAGTTGCGGAATTGAAAAATAGGCAGGCACCTGCTAGAAGTACTACTTCAGACTTTTCTGGCACAATTAAAACTGAAACTAAGTCGCAAATTAAGCGCCTTGCCGATAAAGAAAATAAACCAGAACAAAAGTCGAAAAGAAGAAAGGCTAGTTCTAATAGCCAAGCGGCTCAAGAAAATAACCGCCGGCAGGTATATCATGTGCTTGAAAATGCCACTAAGGAAGACCTAAATACAGTAAAAGATATTTGGCCAGACTTACTGTCTACTCTAAAAGTATCTCAAAGAGCTGTAATGGAAGTTTTAGATCCTGTGGCTGCAAGTCACGAGCAAATTGTTTTAAAATGTAAGTATGAATTATGGT encodes:
- a CDS encoding ion channel — protein: MLKKNFYKWFKAALAIISIILLVLDFAAIIDINSRNSKWFWLNNLILIILAIDYFSRLYLAKNKKVFFRNNIFELLAIIPVGLAFSWMKLAQLGDIGLYFRLLRLIRLAGLVGMLKDILHTHGILYVIYFSIAFLMLGSVAISITEHVSLDQAFWWAVTTASTVGYGDISKHTISPQSLLGKLVILAMILIGVGVMGIVTSSLTAYLMRRNEGKISIKDKNADLTLILDKLDRLEDQNKMLAEQNQNLQKQIQELKENRPPREWDKLKEWIEKKKDKN
- a CDS encoding transcriptional regulator, whose product is MKIREALRKERLAQHKTQAAWIKNIPMSVSHYSEIETGYAKNGKEADIDSEKLILLLKSNHVDIIRFFESVNGSYKIDERARMIEDISNQLSIAFNNNDLERVEKITHKLENMPAVPKITYYRAVLIRAYLKDEMTAMDKATRAKINQYIYQKDNWVTDNEALTIFGNSMPISDPDILIARMGKVLRYYKNLENCPATFQRRVSTVCVNYLYTALCIRKIDKYVSETMALIRTLPFDDRFGLKILITQYFEDMRSGDKKSMQQLKDVLRHAGLTKLANRL
- the rplL gene encoding 50S ribosomal protein L7/L12; protein product: MALDTEKIIEDLKGASILELNDLVKAIEDEFGVSAAAPVAAAGAAGAGAEKTEFDVELTDVGQEKVKVIKVVRDITGLGLKDSKDLVDGAPKNVKEGVSEDEANDIKAKLEEVGATVTVK
- the dnaX gene encoding DNA polymerase III subunit gamma/tau, with product MAYQALYRKWRPRTFDGVVGQTAITDTLKNAIKRGKISHAFLFAGPRGTGKTSCAKIFAKALNCTNLQDGEPCNECENCLAADQGTMNDIIEIDAASNNGVDEIRDIRDKVKYAPTQGKYKVYIIDEVHMLSMGAFNALLKTLEEPPEHVVFILATTELQKVPATIISRTQRYNFKRIDQHDLIARMTYILGQEKIDFEEKALEVIAQVADGGMRDSLSILDQILSYDQDKVKYEDALRITGYAAQEKIEQVLLNLLNGKTSAALEIVHALLQDGASTKNILDELISLTVKGMLAIKSNKEETFLTENYASELAKIPEEKFYSLVQAANNALNDLRYTNQQQIPLDVFVVQVTQAPAKADNTPQQAEAISSDVVQTLKNQIDILSKQVAELKNRQAPARSTTSDFSGTIKTETKSQIKRLADKENKPEQKSKRRKASSNSQAAQENNRRQVYHVLENATKEDLNTVKDIWPDLLSTLKVSQRAVMEVLDPVAASHEQIVLKCKYELWFERANQDGDLISQLETEIAKLTKHNYSIVLVADSSWLKVRHDFVASHKEELLAKKFQRLEKSEQEANGNQIDPQAKKEVIDKAKELFGDLAQIKD
- the tadA gene encoding tRNA adenosine(34) deaminase TadA, with translation MLTKEQKEKYMHLAFEQAKKAEEQGEVPIGAVVVDKDGNVIGEGYNRRELDEDATQHAEMIAIRQACKKLNSWRLVDCSLFITLEPCPMCSGAIINSRLAEVYYGAFDPKAGAAGSVIDLFKVEKFNHHPKIYGGLFRDQAAQMLKDFFREIRRKQKQDK
- a CDS encoding YxeA family protein, with the translated sequence MKKFKIGVISLLTVLVIAIIGVLTVHTSATDRLNPLVSETVSYAKVPKDTQNYKQVTIINPKDGKTRAYKIKQVGGYDPNQEYIKIHHKGQYVKSISYITKNQFYNQQ
- a CDS encoding class I SAM-dependent methyltransferase produces the protein MTKKNQMYFAANPDAKHDEHLVDYHIDDIDLKFTTDAGVFSKLRVDYGSGVLIKAMKNVDFPKDGILDVGTGYGPMGLFAAKFWPDQEVDMVDVNERALDLAKRNAQFNRIDNVNIYQSDIYEQVDKKYGLIITNPPIRAGKKVVDQILADAKDHLVEKGVLLVVIQKKQGAPSAKKLMTKIYGNCEILARDKGYYILMSTNN